From a single Prionailurus bengalensis isolate Pbe53 chromosome A1, Fcat_Pben_1.1_paternal_pri, whole genome shotgun sequence genomic region:
- the LOC122479088 gene encoding olfactory receptor 11L1-like, with amino-acid sequence MDGTNQTAVTEFIFLGFSSVLYLRLTLFVIFLTVYLLSLMGNTLIIFIVLTDVTLQTPMYIFLGNLSFLEIWYTTATVPKLLATCLAQVVTISVFGCITQYYFFFSMGATECILLAVMAYDRYLAICSPLRYSLLMSLRVCLRFSAGSWIGGFIAPLLPTILISHLSFCGPQKINHFFCDSDPIFKLSCSDTFLVEALGYTCSSVVILSSFLLTMSSYGHIVVTIIRLSSREARKKTFSTCASHLTVVSIYYGTIIFAYVRPPAKYNFTIGKVISVFYCVVTPLVNPLIYTLRNKDVKKAFRKLLSQKRLLLA; translated from the coding sequence ATGGATGGAACAAACCAAACAGCAGTGACAgagttcatttttcttgggttttctAGTGTTCTCTATCTGCGGCTAACCTTGTTTGTGATATTTCTCACTGTGTATCTGCTCTCCCTCATGGGAAACactcttattattttcattgttctcaCGGATGTCACACTCCAAACAcccatgtacatttttttaggAAATTTGTCATTCCTGGAGATCTGGTACACCACAGCCACGGTGCCTAAGTTGCTGGCCACCTGCCTCGCACAGGTTGTTACCATCTCTGTTTTTGGTTGTATAACCCAGTACTACTTCTTTTTCTCCATGGGAGCTACAGAGTGCATCCTGCTCGcagtgatggcctatgaccggtACCTGGCCATCTGCAGTCCTTTAAGGTATTCACTTCTCATGAGTCTTCGGGTGTGCCTGCGATTTTCAGCTGGATCATGGATTGGGGGCTTCATTGCCCCTCTGCTACCTACTATACTCATCTCCCATCTAAGCTTCTGTGGCCCCCAGAAGATCAACCATTTCTTTTGTGACTCAGACCCCATTTTTAAACTGTCTTGCTCTGATACATTTTTGGTGGAGGCCTTGGGGTATACATGTAGCTCTGTTGTGATTCTAAGTTCTTTccttctcactatgtcctcatATGGGCACATTGTGGTCACAATAATCAGGCTGTCTTCTCGGGAGGCTCGGAAGAAAACTTTCTCCACCTGTGCCTCCCACCTCACTGTAGTATCTATCTATTATGGCACCATTATCTTTGCTTATGTTCGCCCTCCAGCCAAGTACAACTTCACTATTGGTAAAGTGATCTCAGTGTTCTACTGTGTGGTCACTCCATTGGTAAATCCTCTCATATACACCCTGAGaaacaaagatgtgaagaaagcTTTCAGAAAACTTCTATCACAAAAGAGACTGCTCTTGGCCTGA